The nucleotide sequence CTCTAGACCACCATTAACACCACTACCGTCACCACCACAGCCACAAGAGAATCTCGTCAATCAAACACGAAATCAGGTAAATAACCTTTTCACTTGATCTTTATTTGTTTAGTTTATTATGAATCTGCATCTATTTTCGATCTGTGTAACCGTATTTAGCCCTAATTTGTAtgtaaaaccctaatttcaactaaTTTTGCAAGTTTATGAGAGATTTTACCGTAGTTCATTGTGAATGATCCACATGTACACTGAATTGATATGATTTACACTCGAATTGTTTTGATTCTGCGTCTATTTGGATTTGCATGACTGTAATTAGCCCTAATTCGTATATTAAACCCCAATATTTAACTAATTTTGCAAGTTTATGAGAGATTTTGCGGTAGTTATTTTGTGAATGAAGCACCTGTAGACAGAATTGCTTTGATTCACACTTTAATTCTTGTGATTCTGCGTATGTTATGATTTGTGCAACTGTAATTTAGCTTTAATCAGTATGTAAACCTCTAATTTTTAACTAATTTTGCATGTTTATGCTAGATTTTGCGGTAGTTCTTTTGGAATGAACCACCTGTACACAAAATTGCTTTGATTTTCTGGTTTTCCGGTGATTTTAATTCTGTATTTACACTCTAATCTAAAGCTAAGATTGGAAAACCATTGATAAAAACGTTGATATCCTAATTGTTGAACTCTTGTTAGAAGAATTTGGTTAATTGCAATCTTGTTGTTGCTTTCCTTTGTATTTGGGAACAGAGGACGTACCTTTACGGTTCCTGAACATGAACATGGAGTTTCTCATGATTTACAGCTTTCGAACTCTGCTTCGTCACAAATTCTGCAGCATATAACCTCTGATGCTGAATATATAAACTGATCGTCGATGTTTAATCGAACTTCTGTCATCGTCTTTACAcaatttctttattttctctctctatatatatatctatttCTTTCTGCTCGGTGTCTCTGTTTCGTGGCGAGCTTTGAGCCTTTTTGTGTTGATGGTGGTCTAGAGGGAGAAAGAAAGATGAGAGGGAGAGATGAAGAGATAAGGAATATAACAGATACagagattttttttattttttaattataagggtattttggtcatttaacaatacttaaccaaaaaattctaacagtgttagaaatttggactcaaatggttaaagaaaatgcttatggggactcaggtcgttaaactttttgcttttggactcaactagttaaaacccataaaacacagggactcaaaaagtaatttaccctaaagtCGATGACAGTCTTGAAAATCTTTTAGGCTTCGCTCGCGCAGGTTCGAACCCTGCTGTCGACGAAACTGTTTTTAATCAAAATAGTTtcgctttttttttttaataaatttttatCAGTATCGACTTTTAGGGTTTTGTGCACTCTTTACCCTCTGAAATTTTGGATCACACTCCACCTTACCAATTGAGTTTCTGATCCCCAAATTTTCTTTCTTCAGATTCCAAATCAATGGAAGAAACCAACAAATCGACACAAGAGTTAGCAATTGAGGGGCAAAAATATCTAGAAGATACAATAGAGTCAGCTTTTCAAATTTTATCCTCCATGAACGATGAACTCTGTAACCCTCATTTCTGGTCCACTGCATCTCCACCTAACGCCCATCATCACGCGCCAAACAACGGCGATGCCACGTCATCTGACACCACACATCAGTCTGAGACTGGTGGTGGAGCTCTCGATGAAGCACGTATCCGGCACAGGTCATCTGTTGCCGCTCTGCGCTCCGTTATCAATGCTATTCCCAATTCTAGAAAGGTACATTCTTATTCTTTTTTCTTGTTTTAAtaagaatgttttttttttcttttctgtttGTATTATACGTTCCTTTATGTGATTATTGAACTGATTACAATGCTTGTAGTTGAGAATGATTAGGGCTTTTTATGTGTTGCTAGAGAACTGGATGATTGGTTATGTTTGACCTTGAATTTTGTTGAATGTTTTGTTTGTTAATGGTTAAAATTTAAGACATTGAGAGGCTGGGATGAGCGGGAACACTATGCTCCACCCTTTGTGGTGCTGCAGCAGGAAATCACGCCCGGAGGTGGATGTGGAATGATTCCCCTCACCGTAAGACTATACGGAGTGGGAGGGCTTGAAAAGGGGGCGTGAAGCGCCATGTGGTAGCCACGTCAACACACGTCAGAAAAGTGGCGTGGTGCAAAAAGGGCGGGGTGGGATGGGGCGTGAAAGGGTGGCGTGACACGTGGCACACACTTTTTTGTTTATTATTCATTTATTCTATATTTAAAAATTATAACAaatctattaaattaaaaaaaaacattaataataataataaaataaaacatagaaaatagaAATTACATAATTCAacttaaatattaaacattacataATGAAAATTAAACATTAAACCTAAACATAAATAAACGGAAAAACATAATTAAACAAAAAATCTTATTATTTGCCACGCCAAAACGTGTTTGAAGTCACGGCCGCACGTATGCTTGTAGTTGACGAGGACCACTTGAATCATGTCGTCTTTTGTGAGCTCATCATCGTCGTTTTGCACAGCGTTGAAAACCGTCTCAAATCTTTAATTGTTCGAACGAATACTCCTGAAACGTGAAGAAGGTGCATCCCCGGTTCGGGTGGTGTCCGCCCAATAAATACAAAATTGTTGGATAATCCGTCCCCAAAACGGACCCGAGGGATCACGACTCACGAGGCCTATGGTTGGTAAGGGTTGCGAGCGAAGATTCACACAACGCAATGTCCTCTTCTTCGGTTCATGGAATCGTGGCTATtttatataagtttttgaagagaGAAATGAGATGAAATGGGAGTTTTTGTGTGGTAAAATTGTTAGAATGGGTTAGATTATATAGGAGGAGGTTAATTTTTGTATaagtagtttaaaaaaaaaaaaccgtgtGTGTGtctgttgtgtgtgtgtgtgggggggggggggctataAGCCACGAATCAATCAAAATGAGCCACGTCGCCAACCAAAGCTTCACCACGCCAGTGAAGAACTTGCCGCCTCCAACCCCACGCCGCCTTCTACGTTGTATGCGGGCCGGTGTGCCCGGCGTGGAGGGGCTTCCACGCCGTGTTCCCACCCCTACTCCATATGGTCTAATGTCATTTCCGACTTCCACCAGTTAAGGGGCTTTTTATGCTCATATTTTAGGAACTAGTGATGGTGTTGAGTAATGATAGGAACTTGTATTTTCATGGCTTTTGAGAAATGGTGGAGATGATGCAAATTAATTTAATTTTCCCTTTGTTTTGGATGTACCAATCGGTTAAGTTATGTTGTGAAAACATCTTTTTTGGCTGTTTATGTGGTAACTGACCTAACATGTGTTTTCACCCTAATGAAGGCCAAGGCTTATGATAATGATCCAATGTCAACTGATGAGTTGGATGCCGAGAAGCTGGAAGAACGGGCTTCTGAATTAAGGAAGGTATGTCACATCGTAAGAGCTTGGAAACAATAATAGAGAAAAAAAGCATACCTTATGCTTCAAAATTTTCTAACACATGTTTTATATGCGTATACATTTTAGGAGCTTGAGGATAAAAACAAGTATTTAAAGCTTCTCATAGATCAGCTTCGAGAGCTTATTACAGACATTTCAACTTGGCAAAGTCCTGTAGCAGTATGAAGCTAATATGCCTTTTTTATAACAATGGTTGAACTCTAATAGATAGGCAAGTTGTTTTTGCGGTTTTGTATGTGTAGTGAAACTTTgctattttaatattttaagttGTGCAACCTGTAATGATATAGCAGTTATTACCAAATTAGTTTTTACATGAAAGCTAATCTATCGACCGTTTTAGTTTTATAACCAAGGAAAACAATACCTAATTATGTGCCAAACCTTTGATGGTGCTTATTGTTTGCTAGTGAATGCGTAAAATTCAGATATGGGTCAGGCTGGGTTCAAAACGGGCTTGGTGGAACTGTCCATTTTTTATTGCGGGCCAAAATGAGTCATGTTTTCGTGATGGGAGTATGGATGTTCAGCCCATTAGAGATAAGACGTTGAACCTGATGGACCCATTTAATAGGGGTATATATCAGCTAAAGTTATCGCGTGTGTTCATAATCTTTGTATAACGCCAAAGATTCAGTTAGGTTGCTTTGATTTGATGCCAATATGTTACTACGATAAAAGAAAGAACAGGAACAGAGAGGGAAAGGGTTCAATTCATTTCATCGATAGGATCCTTGTCGATTGATGCCGAACCCAAACACAGGTTTTTATCAAGTACACATTGCATGGCATATTTGAAGAGTTTGACCAAGGTTCAGAagatttatcaaaagaaacattttCAGCTTTAACATGAGCACTAGAGAAATTCTGCACAGGAGTTTGCCAATCATTGCAAAGGCTCAAAGTTAAATCTATTGTGTATTCACTATCATGAAGATTCTTGATAAGATTCACAACTCCATTGTGAGTTCCAGAATAGTAGCTCCCTTTGACCCGACTGCATGAAAGGTTGATTTGTTTCAAAACTATTTCGAGCCATGAAAAATCAGAATTTCTATATGTATAACAACAGCCCCTTGAAAATTCAGAATTTCTATATGTATAACAGCAGCCTCTTATGATCCCTATGAGACGGAAGGGTGTGGGGAACGTCTTTTGTCTTTTAAATCAAATAGGAATCGTGGGTAATGCCGTAATGGCTTCTTTTGCGCGGCTCTTTTGTCTTTAAGACCTTTAAACTCTTGTAACGACTCAATGAGAACATCTTCGTCCGATACACCACTCCTACGATTGATATCCCTCCTAGTCAATGGGAATGTCTTCGTCCAACACCACATGCCACGTAGGGCTTGCCAATCAAGGGTTTGCCGAGAGATGCTGCGACCCACGGAGTGGGTTTACCACCTTGCCAATGTTTCCGCTTGCTTGTCGAGTGGGTTTGCGGAACCCATTCTAAGTAGCATTAAAGATACTGTTTTCTTTGATCATCCCCTTGCAGTTTCGAATAGATAAATTTGTCTTAAGTTGAtagactttttttttttcataaaaaaaaaagtaaataagtTAATGATAACAGCATCTTTAAGGCTACTTAGACTAatgggtatgggggccggctgaggcccggctaggaccggcgcgGGTCCCCCACACCACCCCCCTCATGTCCGGCCCGGCTCAAGCGGCTCCCCACAGCCGGGTTAGCCcatcctctctcctctctcctaacACACATacatctatacatacatacatatatatatataaaggggttcatcccccaccccctaggttCATCCCCTTCAAGCCGAGCCTACGTGGCGGCTCATCCCCTCCAAGCCCATCctctccataccctttagtcttagAATGGGTTTACATAGTTGAAATAAACTAGCATACAGAAGCTAGACATCAAGGTCGATATGTCCGAGTGGTTAAGGAGACAGACTTGAAATCTGTTGGGCTTCGCCCGCGCAGGTTCGAACCCTGCTGTCGACGGTTTCGTTTTTTCTAACATCAGTATCCTCTTTCAATGTCAATGCTTATTTCATTATACATAATTGCTTCTTCGTATCTGATCGAAACTGTTAAAATACATAACTCAATTTATAACTGAaaagttttattttatattttttt is from Helianthus annuus cultivar XRQ/B chromosome 9, HanXRQr2.0-SUNRISE, whole genome shotgun sequence and encodes:
- the LOC110879921 gene encoding mediator of RNA polymerase II transcription subunit 30 → MEETNKSTQELAIEGQKYLEDTIESAFQILSSMNDELCNPHFWSTASPPNAHHHAPNNGDATSSDTTHQSETGGGALDEARIRHRSSVAALRSVINAIPNSRKAKAYDNDPMSTDELDAEKLEERASELRKELEDKNKYLKLLIDQLRELITDISTWQSPVAV